A single window of Corallincola holothuriorum DNA harbors:
- a CDS encoding PilW family protein produces the protein MQNIRGFSLVELMVAMVLGLFLMGGVIAFISSQSRLENQTSAFSEIQENARLALNLLSEDIAQSGFYGDFTGINVNSSSPTVERFVGVVTPSPECVQSGGRNGTFPIGDGLKFRTLWAGHSVSGNSLLTSSCDSPNVGTDVLQIKRLIASEVVAGNEDANRFYGMTNFSRLILYRTPDTPTTADVPNGMRYEYQHHVYYIDDVTNDGITAPYLQRRNLIIVGGTPQMDLADGGLVPGIENIHFQFGIDSNGDGHPNGFVDTDDVTAEQWDSADVLGERIVAVRVFVLARSLEPDPTYMHEPITYQMGGRSIVIPETDRHRRLLLSTTVTLRNLL, from the coding sequence ATGCAAAACATACGAGGCTTTTCATTAGTTGAACTAATGGTTGCAATGGTGCTTGGACTTTTTTTGATGGGTGGAGTGATAGCCTTTATCAGCAGTCAATCTCGACTAGAAAATCAAACTAGTGCCTTTAGTGAGATTCAGGAGAATGCTCGTTTGGCATTGAACCTACTATCTGAGGACATTGCCCAATCAGGTTTTTATGGTGACTTCACTGGCATTAATGTTAACAGTTCCTCCCCTACAGTCGAGCGCTTTGTGGGGGTCGTAACCCCCAGTCCAGAGTGTGTTCAATCTGGAGGACGTAACGGTACTTTCCCTATTGGAGATGGGCTTAAGTTCCGAACTTTATGGGCCGGTCATTCGGTTTCAGGCAATTCACTATTGACCTCTTCATGTGACTCTCCAAATGTGGGAACTGACGTACTGCAGATAAAGCGATTGATAGCCAGTGAAGTTGTTGCAGGTAACGAGGATGCTAACCGTTTTTATGGAATGACTAACTTCTCTCGTTTGATACTCTACCGAACCCCCGATACGCCAACAACAGCAGATGTTCCCAATGGCATGCGATATGAATATCAGCATCATGTTTACTACATTGATGATGTGACCAACGATGGGATAACTGCGCCTTATCTCCAGAGGCGAAACTTAATTATCGTCGGTGGCACGCCACAGATGGATTTAGCCGACGGCGGGTTGGTGCCTGGCATTGAAAATATTCATTTCCAGTTTGGCATAGACAGTAATGGTGATGGTCACCCGAATGGTTTTGTTGATACCGACGATGTAACTGCCGAACAATGGGATAGTGCTGATGTTCTTGGTGAGCGCATTGTTGCTGTTAGGGTCTTTGTTTTAGCTCGCTCGCTAGAACCTGATCCTACCTATATGCATGAACCCATTACCTATCAAATGGGAGGGCGAAGTATTGTTATTCCTGAGACTGATAGGCACAGGCGTTTATTATTATCCACTACGGTTACATTGAGGAATCTGTTATGA
- the ribF gene encoding bifunctional riboflavin kinase/FAD synthetase: MELIRGAHNILPQHHGCVLTIGNFDGVHLGHQAVIQSLADKGRELSLPVTVMTFEPQPQELFQPDLAPPRLCSLTEKVVQLSELAVARILCITFSRRLASMEPEQFVRELLVEKLGVRHLVVGDDFCFGKARRGDFKMLVEAGQRYGFGVESTQSFRLQQQRISSTLIRQALADGQLDKAATMLGRPYSISGRVSHGDKKGRLLGFPTANLALKRHKAALSGVFAVKVRLFNGEPDCDGVANIGYRPTMNGQQARLEVHLFDYAGDLYGQRIEVQLLSKLRDEIKFEAFEQLTAQIKLDVKQAKACFADGLGTRI; the protein is encoded by the coding sequence ATGGAGCTGATCCGCGGTGCGCATAATATATTGCCGCAGCATCATGGCTGTGTACTAACTATCGGTAACTTCGACGGTGTGCACTTAGGGCATCAGGCAGTTATTCAGTCCCTTGCGGATAAGGGAAGAGAGTTGTCGCTACCTGTGACCGTGATGACCTTTGAACCGCAACCTCAGGAACTGTTTCAACCAGATCTGGCACCGCCTCGCTTGTGCAGCCTGACTGAGAAAGTGGTTCAGCTCAGCGAATTGGCTGTGGCACGTATTCTCTGCATTACCTTTTCTCGTCGTTTGGCGAGTATGGAACCAGAGCAATTTGTACGTGAACTACTGGTCGAAAAGCTGGGGGTAAGGCATTTGGTTGTGGGGGATGACTTTTGTTTCGGCAAAGCACGCCGCGGTGATTTTAAAATGCTGGTTGAGGCCGGACAGCGTTACGGCTTTGGCGTGGAAAGCACACAAAGCTTTCGTTTGCAGCAACAGCGAATAAGCAGCACATTGATCCGTCAGGCGTTAGCCGATGGCCAATTGGATAAAGCAGCTACCATGCTTGGCCGCCCCTACAGTATCAGTGGCCGTGTCAGTCATGGTGACAAGAAAGGCCGCTTACTCGGTTTTCCTACAGCCAATCTGGCTTTGAAGCGGCATAAAGCTGCGCTTTCTGGCGTATTTGCCGTCAAGGTTAGGTTGTTTAATGGAGAGCCTGATTGCGATGGTGTCGCTAATATTGGCTATCGTCCAACAATGAATGGACAGCAGGCTCGGCTAGAGGTGCACCTGTTTGATTATGCAGGTGATCTTTACGGCCAAAGGATTGAAGTGCAACTTCTAAGCAAGTTGCGCGATGAAATAAAATTTGAAGCATTTGAACAGTTAACAGCTCAAATCAAGTTAGATGTCAAACAGGCCAAAGCTTGTTTTGCCGATGGTTTGGGCACTCGGATTTAA
- the pilV gene encoding type IV pilus modification protein PilV yields MNKRMHYSKRRASGFSMLELLIAILVLVVGILGVGMLQSVAKRGVFESSQRTLATVLANDVLERMRTNPSQALLGSYDGVFGGGTLAVPRDCAGFAASCSDAETADYDLYQWELMLDGASVTEGTVNIGGLTQAKGCIAQSNGTVTVVIAWHGLAELSDAASNKSSFAKACGTADAFRRQLIVETFISR; encoded by the coding sequence ATGAATAAACGGATGCATTACTCCAAGCGAAGAGCTTCAGGCTTTAGCATGCTTGAATTGCTCATCGCAATATTGGTGTTAGTAGTTGGTATTCTAGGGGTTGGCATGCTGCAATCAGTGGCGAAGCGTGGGGTTTTTGAATCTTCTCAACGTACGCTGGCAACAGTATTGGCTAACGATGTACTTGAACGGATGCGAACCAATCCTTCACAAGCTTTATTAGGTAGTTATGATGGAGTCTTTGGGGGCGGCACATTGGCTGTGCCAAGGGATTGTGCCGGGTTTGCCGCCTCTTGTTCTGACGCAGAAACTGCAGATTACGACCTCTATCAGTGGGAGCTAATGCTTGACGGTGCATCTGTCACAGAGGGAACTGTCAACATTGGCGGTTTAACGCAGGCAAAAGGATGTATTGCCCAGTCTAATGGAACTGTAACGGTTGTCATTGCTTGGCATGGTTTGGCCGAATTATCAGACGCAGCTAGTAATAAATCCAGTTTTGCAAAAGCATGCGGTACTGCCGATGCCTTTCGGCGTCAGCTAATTGTGGAAACCTTTATCAGCCGATGA
- a CDS encoding UDP-2,3-diacylglucosamine diphosphatase, translating to MTTRTVLHHYRAIWLSDIHLGSRDCQASYLLSFLRSMKTDTLFLVGDVIDLWALKKRSYWPESHQAVLHELAKLAKNGTRVIYIPGNHDEDLRAFTQLPLLGLELHLQYDYTTHQGKKLLLVHGDQFDAAVKCGPLTTWFGDRAYDFLLWLNRKTNQQRRNFGFSYFSLASYLKQKSRKAAQAIARFEQAAIHEAKRRGYDGIVCGHIHVPRLRHEDGIIYMNDGDWVESCTALVEQRNGDLELLHWSDQTQQLAELPINHQAA from the coding sequence ATGACAACACGAACGGTGCTCCATCACTACAGGGCGATTTGGTTATCAGATATTCATCTGGGTAGTCGAGATTGCCAGGCCAGTTACCTGCTCTCTTTTCTTCGTAGCATGAAAACTGACACACTATTTTTAGTCGGTGATGTCATTGATTTGTGGGCACTTAAAAAAAGGAGCTACTGGCCGGAGTCTCACCAAGCAGTACTCCATGAACTCGCCAAGCTAGCAAAAAATGGTACCCGAGTGATCTACATACCCGGGAATCATGATGAAGACCTAAGAGCCTTCACTCAGCTTCCCTTACTAGGTTTAGAGCTACACCTGCAATATGACTACACGACTCATCAGGGCAAAAAATTGTTACTGGTACATGGTGACCAATTTGACGCAGCGGTGAAATGTGGCCCTTTAACCACTTGGTTTGGTGATCGGGCCTATGACTTTTTGTTATGGCTAAATCGTAAAACTAATCAACAGCGCCGGAATTTTGGCTTTAGCTACTTTTCCCTCGCCAGTTATCTAAAACAGAAAAGTCGTAAAGCTGCACAAGCCATTGCGCGATTTGAGCAAGCAGCTATCCACGAAGCTAAGCGCCGCGGCTATGATGGCATTGTCTGCGGTCACATCCATGTGCCCCGTTTGCGCCATGAAGATGGCATCATCTATATGAATGATGGTGACTGGGTTGAAAGCTGCACAGCTTTAGTGGAGCAGCGCAATGGCGATCTTGAGCTATTACATTGGAGTGACCAGACACAGCAATTGGCTGAACTACCCATAAATCATCAAGCAGCTTAG
- the ileS gene encoding isoleucine--tRNA ligase translates to MTDYKATLNLPETAFPMRGNLAQREPKTLQQWQQKGLYQAIREARAGHKKFILHDGPPYANGDIHIGHSVNKILKDIIVKSKTLSGFDAPYVPGWDCHGLPIELQVEKKVGKPGVKVSAAEFRQKCREYAKKQVDGQREDFIRLGVLGEWQNPYLTMDFRFEANIIRSLSKIIENGHLQQGSKPVHWCTDCGSALAEAEVEYKDKQSPAIDVKFAVIDTAAVEAKFDHPEGHVGEGTISAVIWTTTPWTLPANQAVAVHPDLEYVLVQIEGEQGKERLILAHDLLQSAMDRYGIQHFHALGYAKGADLELLSLQHPFNDRQVPLILGDHVTTDSGTGCVHTAPGHGQDDFVVGKKYDLEVVNPVGGNGVFLPDTEFFAGKHVFKANADVVDVLSERNALLHHHAYEHSYPHCWRHKTPIIFRATPQWFISMEQAGLRAAALNEIKKTEWLPDWGQSRIEGMVEGSPDWCISRQRTWGVPIALFVDKDTNELHPDAIRLMGEVAERVEKEGIQAWFDLDPAELLGEEGAEQYRKVTDTLDVWFDSGVTHAAVVDDRDYLGGPADLYLEGSDQHRGWFQSSLKTSVAMKGHAPYRQVLTHGFTVDGQGRKMSKSLGNVMSPQKVVNKLGADILRLWVASANYSAEMTVSDEILMRSADSYRRIRNTARFLLSNLNGFDPKKDQVALEDMVALDRWVVGRAADLQAEILEAYDSYQFHLVVQKLMHFCSIELGSLYLDVIKDRQYTAKADSVARRSCQTALYLIAEGLVRWMAPIMSFTADEIWALLPGERGEFVFTDTWFDDLASLPASGIAMDNTFWQQIIEIRNDVNKALEAARREETIGGALQAEVTLYANEALAGELDKLGDELRFVLLTSKAAVMPLADAPADAVDCEVEGLKVGVARSAGEKCERCWHHREDVGESVEHPTICSRCITNVTGEGEVREFA, encoded by the coding sequence ATGACTGACTATAAAGCGACACTGAATTTGCCTGAAACGGCTTTTCCGATGCGGGGTAACCTGGCACAGCGTGAGCCAAAAACTTTGCAGCAATGGCAGCAAAAAGGCTTATATCAAGCGATCCGCGAAGCCCGTGCTGGCCACAAGAAGTTTATTCTTCATGATGGCCCTCCATATGCCAACGGCGATATTCATATTGGTCACTCAGTTAATAAGATCCTCAAAGATATTATTGTGAAGTCGAAAACTCTGTCCGGCTTTGATGCGCCATACGTACCGGGGTGGGATTGTCACGGTTTGCCTATTGAGCTGCAGGTAGAGAAAAAGGTCGGTAAGCCGGGCGTAAAAGTGAGCGCCGCTGAGTTTCGTCAAAAATGCCGTGAATACGCCAAAAAGCAGGTGGATGGTCAGCGTGAAGACTTTATCCGCCTAGGCGTTTTGGGCGAATGGCAGAACCCCTACTTGACCATGGATTTCCGCTTTGAAGCCAATATCATTCGGTCGTTGAGTAAGATCATCGAGAACGGTCATCTGCAGCAAGGCTCGAAGCCTGTGCACTGGTGTACAGACTGTGGCTCAGCACTGGCTGAAGCGGAAGTGGAATACAAAGATAAGCAGTCGCCTGCCATCGATGTGAAGTTTGCTGTGATTGATACTGCGGCAGTGGAAGCAAAATTTGATCACCCTGAAGGTCATGTGGGTGAAGGTACCATCTCAGCTGTTATCTGGACGACCACCCCATGGACTTTGCCGGCTAACCAAGCGGTAGCTGTGCATCCTGATCTTGAATATGTCCTGGTGCAGATTGAAGGTGAGCAGGGTAAAGAGCGGTTAATCCTCGCCCATGACCTGTTGCAGTCAGCCATGGATCGCTATGGCATCCAACATTTTCATGCTTTGGGTTATGCCAAAGGGGCCGATCTGGAATTGTTGTCGTTACAACACCCTTTCAATGATCGTCAAGTGCCGCTGATCCTTGGCGATCATGTGACTACTGATTCCGGTACTGGCTGCGTGCATACCGCGCCAGGGCACGGTCAGGATGACTTCGTGGTCGGTAAAAAGTATGACCTCGAGGTGGTTAATCCGGTGGGCGGTAATGGCGTGTTCCTACCTGATACAGAATTTTTTGCTGGCAAGCATGTGTTTAAAGCTAACGCCGATGTGGTTGATGTGCTGAGTGAACGTAATGCGCTGTTGCATCACCATGCGTATGAGCACAGTTATCCACACTGCTGGCGTCACAAAACACCGATTATCTTCCGTGCTACACCACAGTGGTTTATCAGCATGGAGCAGGCGGGTTTGCGTGCCGCCGCCTTGAATGAGATCAAGAAGACGGAATGGTTACCAGATTGGGGCCAGAGTCGTATCGAAGGAATGGTTGAGGGCAGCCCTGACTGGTGTATCTCACGCCAGCGTACCTGGGGGGTGCCAATTGCCCTGTTTGTTGATAAAGACACTAACGAGCTGCACCCAGACGCTATTCGTTTGATGGGCGAAGTGGCTGAACGTGTCGAGAAAGAGGGGATCCAAGCCTGGTTCGATTTAGATCCTGCTGAACTACTCGGTGAAGAGGGTGCAGAACAGTATCGCAAAGTGACTGACACGTTAGACGTTTGGTTTGACTCTGGTGTAACCCATGCGGCAGTCGTCGATGACCGTGATTATTTAGGCGGGCCTGCCGATCTGTATCTGGAAGGCTCAGATCAACATCGCGGTTGGTTTCAGTCGTCACTGAAGACCTCTGTAGCGATGAAAGGGCATGCGCCTTATCGTCAAGTGCTGACGCACGGGTTTACCGTTGATGGTCAGGGACGCAAAATGTCTAAGTCTCTCGGTAACGTGATGTCGCCACAAAAAGTGGTGAACAAGCTGGGAGCGGATATTCTGCGCTTGTGGGTCGCCTCTGCTAACTATTCTGCTGAGATGACGGTTTCCGATGAGATCCTGATGCGTTCCGCTGATTCTTATCGTCGTATCCGTAATACCGCCCGCTTCTTGCTATCTAATCTAAATGGCTTTGATCCGAAGAAAGATCAGGTCGCTTTAGAAGATATGGTGGCGCTCGACCGCTGGGTCGTGGGGCGAGCTGCTGATCTGCAAGCCGAGATCCTGGAAGCTTATGACAGCTATCAGTTCCACCTAGTGGTACAGAAGCTGATGCATTTCTGCTCAATCGAGTTGGGTAGCCTCTATCTGGATGTGATTAAAGATCGTCAATATACCGCGAAAGCAGACAGCGTTGCTCGTCGCTCCTGTCAAACAGCACTCTACTTGATCGCTGAAGGCTTGGTGCGGTGGATGGCTCCGATCATGAGTTTTACCGCTGATGAGATCTGGGCATTGTTGCCAGGCGAGCGCGGTGAGTTTGTTTTCACTGATACCTGGTTCGATGATTTAGCGAGTTTACCTGCTTCAGGGATCGCGATGGATAATACTTTCTGGCAACAGATCATCGAGATCCGTAATGACGTCAACAAGGCGCTGGAAGCTGCACGCCGCGAAGAGACTATCGGTGGCGCTCTGCAAGCTGAAGTGACTTTGTACGCCAACGAAGCATTGGCGGGAGAACTAGACAAGCTTGGCGATGAGTTGCGCTTTGTGTTGTTGACCTCAAAGGCTGCGGTCATGCCATTGGCTGACGCTCCGGCGGATGCCGTCGATTGTGAGGTTGAAGGCCTGAAAGTGGGTGTTGCCCGTTCTGCCGGAGAGAAATGTGAGCGTTGCTGGCATCACCGTGAGGATGTCGGAGAGAGCGTTGAGCATCCGACTATCTGCTCTCGTTGTATCACCAACGTGACTGGAGAAGGGGAAGTTCGTGAATTCGCCTAA
- the murJ gene encoding murein biosynthesis integral membrane protein MurJ yields MGKSLLRSGAIVSAMTLVSRVLGLVRDVVIANLLGAKAEADVFFFANKIPNFLRRLFAEGAFAQAFVPVFTETKEKGELSDVQALVAKVSGTLGVLVTIVTLCGVIGAPVVTAIFGTGWFLDWVNDGPNAGKFERASLLLQITFPYLWFITFTALSGAVLNSLGKFAVAAFTPVFLNVVIISFALWVSPSLEQPEMGLAWGVFFGGMVQFAFQIPFLIRAKMLVRPSWGWNTPGVVKIRTLMIPALFGVSVSQINLLFDTLIASFLMTGSISWLYYSDRLLEFPLGLFGIAIATVILPHLSSRHVSAGKEAFAATVDWGVRTVCCLGFPAAFGLIVLAQPMLMVLFMHGAFDVNDSRMASYSLIAYGSGLVSFMLVKVLAPGYYARQDTKTPVRYGIIAMASNMLFNLIFAIPFGYVGLAIATSLSATLNAGLLYRGLKQLDVFQLQPATLIILSKMILSAVLMAVLINWMKPVEAEWIAMDFGARVMTLAGLIVGGGVVYLLALLLLGIRPRHLAAHGS; encoded by the coding sequence GTGGGTAAGAGTTTGCTGCGTTCTGGCGCCATCGTTAGTGCAATGACATTAGTCAGCCGTGTGCTTGGCTTGGTACGTGATGTTGTGATTGCAAATCTGCTGGGGGCAAAGGCTGAGGCGGATGTATTTTTCTTTGCCAATAAGATCCCCAATTTTCTTCGCCGTCTATTTGCTGAAGGCGCGTTTGCTCAAGCTTTTGTGCCTGTATTCACTGAGACCAAAGAGAAGGGGGAGCTCAGTGATGTGCAAGCCTTGGTTGCTAAAGTGTCTGGTACGCTCGGTGTATTGGTAACCATAGTAACCTTGTGCGGTGTGATTGGTGCGCCAGTGGTGACCGCGATCTTTGGTACCGGCTGGTTTCTCGACTGGGTAAATGATGGCCCCAACGCGGGGAAGTTTGAGCGAGCTTCGCTGCTGCTGCAGATCACTTTTCCCTATCTCTGGTTTATTACCTTTACTGCGTTGTCGGGCGCGGTGCTCAATAGTTTGGGTAAGTTTGCCGTGGCGGCATTTACGCCAGTGTTTCTTAACGTCGTTATTATCAGTTTTGCACTTTGGGTGTCTCCTTCGTTAGAGCAACCCGAAATGGGATTGGCTTGGGGTGTATTTTTCGGCGGTATGGTGCAGTTTGCTTTTCAGATCCCGTTTCTGATTAGAGCCAAAATGTTGGTTCGGCCTTCATGGGGATGGAATACGCCTGGGGTGGTAAAGATCCGAACTCTGATGATCCCGGCGCTGTTCGGTGTTTCTGTCAGCCAAATTAATCTGCTATTTGATACCTTGATCGCGTCATTTCTGATGACCGGCTCGATCAGTTGGCTCTACTACTCGGACCGTTTGCTTGAGTTCCCATTGGGTTTATTTGGTATTGCTATCGCCACGGTTATCTTGCCGCACCTCTCTTCGCGCCATGTCTCTGCCGGCAAAGAGGCATTTGCGGCAACCGTTGATTGGGGCGTGCGGACGGTGTGCTGCCTCGGCTTTCCTGCCGCTTTTGGTTTAATCGTGCTGGCACAACCGATGCTTATGGTGCTGTTTATGCACGGGGCTTTTGATGTCAATGACAGCCGTATGGCCAGTTACAGCTTAATCGCCTATGGCAGCGGTTTAGTCAGCTTTATGCTCGTGAAAGTGTTGGCTCCGGGTTACTACGCCCGCCAGGATACTAAAACTCCGGTACGTTACGGCATCATCGCTATGGCTAGCAACATGCTCTTTAATCTGATTTTTGCCATCCCATTTGGTTATGTTGGTCTGGCTATCGCCACCAGTCTTTCGGCAACGTTGAATGCCGGGTTACTCTATCGCGGCCTGAAACAGCTGGATGTTTTTCAATTACAACCAGCAACACTAATCATTCTTAGCAAAATGATTCTCTCCGCGGTGTTGATGGCAGTACTGATTAACTGGATGAAACCGGTTGAAGCGGAATGGATAGCGATGGATTTTGGGGCTCGAGTGATGACTCTAGCGGGTCTTATCGTTGGCGGTGGTGTGGTTTATCTCTTGGCTTTACTGTTGCTTGGTATACGTCCTCGGCACTTGGCTGCCCATGGAAGCTGA
- a CDS encoding ArsR/SmtB family transcription factor, with the protein MNLDQIRTNSAPAVKLLKAMANERRLYILCHLHDGELSVGELARLVDLSQSALSQHLAWLRRDGLVKTRKEAQTVYYSLASIEVGQMISLLHSMYCEQPVEAAAA; encoded by the coding sequence ATGAACCTGGATCAAATAAGAACCAATTCGGCACCCGCGGTGAAGCTGCTGAAGGCAATGGCAAATGAACGGCGCCTCTACATACTGTGTCATCTACATGATGGTGAATTATCAGTTGGAGAGCTCGCAAGATTAGTAGACTTGAGTCAGTCTGCGTTATCGCAGCACTTGGCATGGCTTCGCCGGGATGGTTTGGTGAAGACGCGCAAAGAAGCACAGACAGTCTATTATTCTCTGGCAAGTATAGAAGTTGGCCAGATGATTTCACTGTTGCATAGCATGTACTGTGAACAGCCTGTAGAGGCTGCTGCAGCCTAA
- the ispH gene encoding 4-hydroxy-3-methylbut-2-enyl diphosphate reductase has translation MKILLANPRGFCAGVDRAISIVERALDIFQPPIYVRHEVVHNRYVVDGLRDRGAVFVEELSEIPDDSIVIFSAHGVSQAVRQEAKSRGLKIFDATCPLVTKVHMEVTRASRKGHECVLIGHAGHPEVEGTMGQYSNADGAIHLVESPADVASLPVKNETHLCYVTQTTLSVDDTAEVIDALRVRFPNIEGPRKDDICYATQNRQDAVRDLAAKCQLMLVVGAKNSSNSNRLRELAEKHDTPAYLIDTAENIQQSWLTDDVVCVGVTAGASAPEVLVKQVIEKLQSWGGEQVEENPGREETITFSVPPELRIDTVTD, from the coding sequence ATGAAGATCTTACTCGCCAATCCCCGCGGTTTTTGCGCTGGTGTTGATCGCGCCATCAGCATTGTTGAGCGTGCTTTAGATATCTTTCAGCCGCCTATATATGTGCGCCATGAAGTGGTGCATAACCGATATGTAGTTGATGGCTTGCGCGATCGCGGTGCTGTTTTTGTCGAAGAACTGTCTGAAATCCCCGATGACAGTATTGTCATCTTTAGTGCCCATGGAGTAAGTCAGGCGGTGCGGCAGGAAGCTAAATCACGTGGCCTGAAGATATTTGATGCCACCTGTCCGCTGGTGACTAAAGTGCATATGGAAGTCACCCGCGCTAGCCGTAAAGGCCATGAGTGCGTGCTGATTGGTCATGCAGGACATCCGGAAGTGGAAGGCACCATGGGGCAGTACAGTAATGCTGATGGTGCGATCCATTTAGTAGAGTCGCCTGCTGACGTAGCCTCCTTGCCTGTGAAAAATGAAACTCATCTGTGCTACGTCACCCAAACTACATTGAGCGTCGATGATACCGCCGAGGTGATAGATGCTTTACGTGTGCGCTTCCCGAATATTGAAGGGCCACGGAAAGACGATATCTGTTATGCGACCCAGAACCGTCAAGATGCAGTGCGTGATCTGGCAGCCAAATGTCAGTTAATGCTGGTGGTTGGCGCGAAGAACAGCTCAAATTCCAATCGTCTGCGCGAGTTGGCTGAAAAGCATGATACCCCTGCTTATCTGATCGATACGGCAGAGAATATTCAGCAGTCGTGGCTGACCGATGATGTCGTGTGTGTTGGCGTGACAGCCGGAGCGTCGGCCCCTGAAGTGCTAGTGAAACAAGTGATCGAAAAGCTGCAATCCTGGGGTGGCGAGCAAGTGGAAGAGAACCCTGGGCGGGAAGAAACCATTACCTTTTCTGTGCCTCCTGAACTTAGGATTGACACCGTTACGGATTAA
- the fkpB gene encoding FKBP-type peptidyl-prolyl cis-trans isomerase, whose amino-acid sequence MSKAVIDPHSEVVMHFTLKLADGSVAETTKLNQQPAKLVMGDGSLTPAFEQCLLGMSAGEQKAFELKPEDAFGLSNPDLIHHVERSKFPADLAPEEGAIMTFSQPNGAELPGIIRAVAGESITVDFNHPLAGQTITFDVEVITVAQPEAKS is encoded by the coding sequence ATGAGTAAGGCTGTGATTGATCCACATTCTGAAGTAGTGATGCATTTTACCTTAAAACTGGCCGATGGCTCGGTTGCAGAAACAACCAAGTTGAACCAGCAACCAGCCAAGCTGGTGATGGGCGATGGCTCGCTAACGCCTGCATTTGAGCAATGTCTGCTTGGTATGAGTGCTGGCGAACAAAAAGCGTTTGAGCTTAAGCCGGAAGATGCTTTTGGCTTGTCAAACCCCGATCTGATACATCATGTTGAACGCAGTAAATTTCCCGCAGATTTGGCGCCAGAAGAGGGAGCGATAATGACTTTCTCACAGCCGAACGGAGCTGAACTTCCCGGCATTATTCGCGCCGTGGCGGGTGAGTCGATCACCGTGGACTTTAATCACCCATTGGCTGGTCAAACGATTACCTTTGATGTCGAAGTTATTACTGTGGCTCAGCCAGAGGCTAAATCATGA
- the lspA gene encoding signal peptidase II, whose amino-acid sequence MNSPKLAWQETGLRWLWLALVIVIADQATKLWVANTFTYRETVEFIPYLQWTYVHNEGAAFSFLSDAGGWQRWFFAFIAFAISGVLLYWLKGISRHMLLQSVSFSLVLGGAIGNLIDRVYLGYVIDFIDFYIGNWHWPAFNIADSAICIGAVLLILDALKGESRHEEAKGKS is encoded by the coding sequence GTGAATTCGCCTAAGTTAGCATGGCAGGAAACTGGTTTGCGCTGGCTCTGGCTGGCGCTTGTCATCGTGATCGCCGATCAGGCCACTAAATTGTGGGTGGCCAACACCTTTACTTATCGCGAAACAGTAGAGTTTATTCCCTATCTACAGTGGACTTATGTTCATAACGAAGGTGCTGCGTTTAGCTTTTTAAGTGATGCGGGAGGTTGGCAACGTTGGTTTTTTGCATTTATCGCTTTTGCCATCAGTGGAGTACTGCTCTATTGGCTCAAAGGTATTTCCCGTCACATGCTGCTGCAAAGCGTGAGCTTTTCACTGGTGCTGGGTGGTGCGATAGGTAACCTGATCGATCGGGTGTATCTCGGCTATGTTATCGATTTTATCGATTTCTATATCGGCAACTGGCATTGGCCTGCATTTAATATTGCCGACAGTGCCATCTGCATCGGTGCTGTATTGTTGATCCTGGATGCGCTGAAAGGTGAATCAAGACATGAAGAAGCAAAAGGCAAGTCATGA
- the rpsT gene encoding 30S ribosomal protein S20 produces MANIKSAKKRAVQSEKNRKHNASRRSMLRTYLKKVIVAIEAGDKAAAQTAFVSAQPILDRAAAKGLVHKNKAARHKARLNSKIQAL; encoded by the coding sequence TTGGCTAACATCAAGTCAGCTAAAAAGCGCGCAGTGCAGTCGGAGAAGAACCGTAAGCACAATGCTAGCCGTCGTTCAATGCTTCGTACTTACCTGAAGAAGGTAATTGTTGCAATTGAAGCTGGTGACAAAGCAGCTGCTCAAACAGCATTCGTAAGCGCACAACCTATTCTGGACCGTGCAGCAGCTAAAGGCCTGGTACATAAGAATAAAGCAGCCCGTCACAAGGCTCGCCTGAATTCTAAAATCCAAGCGCTGTAA